In Takifugu flavidus isolate HTHZ2018 chromosome 1, ASM371156v2, whole genome shotgun sequence, the DNA window ttctctttttgggaccAATCTCTGTAAACCCTACAGACTGTTTTGCGTTAAAAGtccagtagatcagcagtttctaTAATACTCAGTCCAGCCGCTCTGGCATCAACAACCATTCTGATGCTTAGTTTGAACTTCTGCAAGTTGTTTGACTACATCTACATGCAAAcaacatatatttaaaaatagaaatgcaATGCATATCCTCTTTAGGACATTGTGTTAAGGGACGTGTGTGATGAGGACTTTTGGTAATGGACCCACCACCTTTATACCCATGTGTCAGTGCCCATCTTTTACAAACTCCCTGTTTACCATGATGAGAGTGGCAGGACTTGGGAGTCTGTTTAAGAGATTGGAAAAAACAGTAAACTTTGGTTCAAATTATATTTATCAGATTGATTAttaatgtttttatgtttttttaaaatcatggaGTCCCACACGGCTCTGTTACTGGACCGGTTCTACTTTTTTCATATTGTCCATTAATGAATTCACTTAATGAATATTAATCAATATTAGTCATTTTGTGTCACAAATCCAGTAGGAAGTCCAAGTTTCAAGTTCCAAGCCACTCAAGGGTCCGATAACCAGGTACATAGGTGTGACCTTGtgcaaattaatttttaaaCCTAGAATTAACTTTGGTCCTTGACCAACAGACTGAGAAACAGATATACCCCCCAGGGCCTGAGACTTTTAAATAGCTGGAACTTACGATTCTGGTCCACAGTGACTACAATGTCACCTATATGCTCAAATGTTGACATGACATTAAAGTCAACTCAGCAAAGTCATTGCACAGATAATCTGTTTTGTTCCTCTGCAATTAATATAAGAGAATGGGTTCTTTGAGCATCATCTGTTATTACTCTATCttaaaactatttattttaaaagtcaaattaCTTTATTTGAGAGTTTGGGACTTTTGTGCTATCTAAATAGTCACATAGTCATTGAGATTGGTTGATTGGAGTCTCTAAATTGAATCCCattgagaagtgtgtgtgtgtgtgtgtgtgtgtgtgtgtgtgtttcctgcaatGGGCTGGCAGCATGTTAATGTCAGATTAATACACATACGTTATGAATAAGTTAACTATAATGTAACGAGCAAATGACACATGGGAACACGTCATCATTTAAACATCAGGTTTATTTACTGACATCAAATACAGAACTTTAGCACATATCAGTGATGCGCCTCATGCTCATGATCCTCATGCCACTCATGCCGTGGTCCCTGAAGCTCCTGTACTCCCCAGGCCTCAGGTACATCATCCTGCCTCTGAAGTGAGGCTGCTCATACAGCAGCCAGTGGCCGTCCAGCACCTGGGAGGACAGGCAGTCAGACATGCGGTAGCGGTCCTGGATGTTGTCACAGTCGTCCATCAGCTCGTTCATCTGACCACTGAAGTTCTCCCTCTCATAGATCTTCATCCTGAACTGACCTCTGTGCTGTAATGAAGAACATTAACAATGTGAAATAGTCAAGTTCCCATACATTCTTCAGTGAATATGACCTAATTAAAGAATTAAACAATGATTTCTAAGTCTCCTTACATGGGGGATGAGTCTACAAGAGCGGATGGAATCAAACATCATTCCCATGCTAATCAGGCGTTGCATGTCATTATATTCTCCCCTCCTCATGAAATACTGGTTTCCCATGAAGTTGGGACGCTCATAGACCATGAAGCAGCCACTCTCCACCCTGCAGGACTGACACCTGCTCAGGTAGGAGGACATGTCAGAGCAGTCGCTCATGCACTCATAATTGCGGCCCTGGAAGTTCCTCTCCTCGTAAAAGATGATCTGTAACAGAAGAGCAATGTAATGTAGATTTACTCTTTTGCAATGAGCCAGATTcataaataaactaaataaaagtCACAGTACCTTGCCCATGATGTTGGCTTAGGTTGTTCCCAGTGGATGGTCAAacttgctctgctctgtccaTAACTCTGCGGGCTTTAAATACAAAATGCCAGGGGTCATGACATGTTGTCATTCAAATGTGGAAAGCTGATGAATAAGCAGTGTGATTCTTGCTGAACGGGGCCTATAATTGAGAAACAATGCTTTTCCATCCATACATTTCTGGCAGCAGTAATCTGCATTGTTTCAAACCCATGAGCTTTGTGTGGGACCCATTGTGTGTCAGAAGGTTCTCCTTGTATTGTCTGAACATCGCTGACCAGAGAACCATGACAGGAGACAGCTTCAACGTGAAGCCCTGGAAAATCTGTCCATCCAAGAAAATCTGATGAGAAATTTATAAAGTGAGAGTTTATGGTCCGCCATCattatttaatgtaaagaaattaCTTTTACATACTAGCTtctaattaaaaaggaaaatcttctctctaaaatgtatttcagataaataacagttttttattcaattttgtactttaaaataattaaaaactaaTTGTACTTTTAAATTTTGCTCCTATATTATATCTCTTTATtaattctctctctttctctctttactTCTATTGAgttcacacacacgtgtgcagcAACCGTGGCAACCAAGATTCATTATCAAAGAACCAGATAAAGAAAAAGGGTTCATGTCCTGTTTCACACTGTACTTTTATCCAACTGTATCAACTACAGATTCTGTGATGGCCTGTTTTATGGGCATATCGGTATCTTTGTATGTATATGTATCTGTCCATCATTTTTCAAATCTCTTACCTCTacaaaacaacccaaacatGTTGGTTTGGTACTTTCTCAGACCTTATCAATGAATAGCCTCTCCTATTTAACTTGGGATGTAACTTTCTGAGCAGCATAAAAGATTGGATTTACTCTGCACATAAATCAGTCAGAAAGCAAAGCAGCTTCACTATAGCATCTCAGCAAATGGGCATGTTGTGCAGAAGCCTGGTTATGGTAACTTCCGATTACTTTAAAATGCTTGAATGTATTTGTTCTATGTGAAATCTGACAGGTTGACGTATTTGATTAAACGAGAAGTGTTAAACATCGTTGTTTAGAGCTGCTGTTACTGGATACAATGTTGCAACACAGGTTGTCATTTTATCTTTGAATCATCATGTTTTCAATTTGGTATTTATTTGTCCTCCTGTGGTAACAAGTCTCTTTAATGGGGTATTTTCATTACTCCTGCGTACTGCTGCGTGTCTGGTGAGACAGAATGGTGCATCGGTATTAAACTGGAATACACaggttgaggaggaagatggtCACAGTGGACATGAGAGACCCGTGTGATGAAAACTGAACACGGAACCACAAACTAACTAAACTTAAATTAGAAGCTGAATCAGTCAAAAATATTAATATACTGAAAACAATTATTTGTGGATTTCATTATTAAATGTATGGAGTTTTTAGTTTGTAAAAGCCATAGTTGGTACACTGTGTTTGGTGATTTGCAGTTTGCAGCTTAATTGAATTGCAAAAATAGAGCCACCATGTATTGCTCTAGAATTGCTGAGCAGAAGAACTTTCTGTTgtagttgtttgtttgtttgtttgttttgattgaTATCATTGGTGTTTAAACACATCAAACTACAGGAATTCATTTGTCTGATTTTGCATATGGGAGGCCTTCTGGCCTCGTTCGGCACAAGTCTAACTATGAATGTGTCTCTAAAACACCTTTAGCAGCTACACTGAGGGTCAATAGGGAaggaaggtggcagcagagcctAGATACTAAAGAACAAAGACCTAAAGGCACCGTACAATCCAAACAGAGGTAACGTGGCTATTGAAGCAcgacacagaaacacagcaacCACTGTCACTACAAACAAAAGACGAAAATCTGTAGAATACAGTGTGTTCATTGTGGATTCCACCTTAGTTGCACAACATCTTTCTTGTGGTTATTTCTTTCAGGCAATATTAAAGACATGCAACAAAGCCTAAAAAATTCCACATCTTTAATAAACACTTTCAGATATTTACAGCAACATTTGGCTCCATGGCTAAAATTCAGTGACTCTCTTGAAGGAGCCAACGATGGCACAGGTTGCACACCAGTCGCGGTATCGCCGGTACTCTCCAGTTCTCAGGAAGTACTGTCTGCCTCGGTAATTGGGGTACTCATAGAAGATCCAGTAGCCATTCATAACATTACAAGAGTAGACATGGCGGTGGTGGAAacggtcagacagacagggacagtCATCCATGAACTCCATCATGTGGCCGCTGAAGTCTGGCTTTTCATAGATACGCAGCCTGTAGGAGCCTCGGTACTGTGAGACCAGAAACAGCAACGTTTAGATATGACATTGTATCTCTTCACAGATCCCACAAAGCAAAAGATTCAGACATTTGTGTTGTGTAGTatacttcctgtcttttcttgCCAAACATGAACCACGTACCGCTGGAATCATCCGGCATGAGCGGATGCAGCTGCTGAAGCCCATCCACCTCTGGTAGTCCGGATATTCCCCTCTCCTCATGAAATACTGGTGACCCATGAAGTTGGGCCGTTCATAGATCATGAAGCAGCCACTCTCCACCTTGATGGAGTTGCACCGGCTGAAGTACGAGTGAAGGTCTGTGCAGTCATTACTGCACTCATAACTCCGACCCTGGAAGTTCTTGTCCTCATAAAAGATGATCTGATAAAGATTAAAGGGAACAATGTGGTGAGTGGGAGCTTTGCTCATCTCTCAATTTAATTTCAGCTCTGcaccagaaataaaattatttcaacATGAGCTGAGATAAAAACACAGCACTTACCTTGCCCATGGTCTCTGGTGGAGAGCTCCCCCATGTTCTCAGGGTGTTTTATACCTCCTCTTGACAAACAAAAGTATTGTTATTCAAATTCTTTCCTACTGGATGTTGATGGAGCACAACATCGGGTCATAAATATggatttctttctgttaaaaaaaggaTAAATAAATGACCAATTTGGTGTGTTGACAGGCTTAGACAAAAGAAAGGACTAGTATAGTATCCACACATCCAGCTGACAATGGATACAGAACAATATGGAACATCCCCTTTTGCATTAAATACCTGTACCTGAGCAAAGCCAGAGCCAAATGTTTGCACTGATCTGTCACTGCTTTATTTACTTAACTGAAATAACTTATAACTTATTGTACATGATTTTTATGTGGTAGAAGTGTTTATGAAATACTTATGGCATCTTTGAATGTAGTCTTGTCATGTTTGGTTGGATCCGTACTGTAAAAACAGTCAAAGTTTTATCATATTTGTAAAAGAATGACAATGATACTTTAACTAATGTGAGACTCCAACATGACCACAAGCTTAGAAtttcttgttctttttcagAAACGCAAATTCCTCTACAAGCAGTAATTCCTCCTGGGAATTAGGTTCTGTTTCGTTCAATAAATCGCTGACTTCATATTTCTGCAAGAAACTCGTTCCGGTGATTGTGCTGAGATGTTTCGTGCCTATCAGCGACCAGCAGGTGTCGCTATTTCCCTAAAAAGGTATTACCTGACACGATGGATTCATTTAGGTTCATTTGGCAAGTATTTCTCTATTTGATTGGGAAAAGAGAATTTCCTTTCTTGGGCGGACAGGTTGGAACAAGGTGAATCCCCACCTAGTTATTTAGTTAGTTATGTGAACTCACTTCAATAGTTCTGGTAGGATACCTGAGTGTGGGAATTACATTATAACAGCACGATCCTTACTAACAAAGAAAGAACATTGCGGTATTTACTgtgtaaaaagaagaaatccaaAGGTATGTTGAGATTTATTTACCCTGCACCCAAAcaattgagttttttttaattgtgaatAATAAGATCCCCATTTTTCCGTCATGTGTAAAAATAGCATTGCCAAATTACAATTATAACTATGTAAATTAGATCTGCATGACTCACAGAATATTTGAACTGTTCCCTCCACAAATGTAAAATGCATATATCATTAAAAGGAACATATCTCTTTACTCACCAAAACAGGTTGCCAAGATCATTTACtgttaataaaatataaatctttTCTTAAGTTGAAAACTATCCAAGGCACGCTGTCAGTCAAAAAGCTTTTATTGctaatcaaaacaaaaaaaaacctccttcgCATTTTGGCTTCATGCCTTTGTCACCGAGCAAAAAAGGCTTTCGAACTGACAGAGTGCCTTGGGTATTTAATTCAGCTTATTATTCTTGTCTCATCCAAAAAGCACCTCCGAGAAAAGAAATTATATTTGAGTCTGGGAAGCGCTCCTGCACAGACATTTCATAAATCTGTTCTTGTCTTGTCAAATGTAACTACATAGACAGCCTTGCGTAATGTTAAGCAGAGGTAAAGAAAGACTAAGAGAAACAGCCCGGCAATCTCCTGGGATTTTCTTGGCATCACCCTTAATATTATCATACCTTCCCCAGCTTCCCGACTCACTCGTTTTGTACATTCCAGCAACTCTGCCTTAGCTGAGATCATAGTGTGAAAGGTCAGTCCCCCTGCAGTCATGCCTTTTATAAGCTGCCTGACATGACACATTCCATGTTTTCAGAACGCCACTGCTGACTCTCtggtttttcattttcagacttTTAGAACCTCTTACAACCAATGGCGCCAACCCTGGTTCCTCCTTCTGCTATGACATCCTACACCTAATCATCAGCATAGCATGGCTCCTCATCTTCTCCCAATAATCTAAATATAAAGGTGTTTTGCCCCGACTCACTATTTGGACTGCCTGGCCTTCATCTCATGGTCTAGAATTTCTTGATTCCCATCAGGTACGCCTCTACAACCTTCAGGTGAGAAGGTCCATAACAAAGATGGTCCATAGtctataaatatagaataaagtTATGTCtgactgacttcctgtctgtcttctccTTCACTCCCACCATGTATAAAGTTGTCTGTCCTCAACTTATTTCATTCTTGCTTTACTTTGTCCATATTCACACTTTACATTACACTTTATTCAGCGATACATTCATGCCTGGATCACTGAAAATatgtgaaaaacattttttaactCAGTGATGCATAGATGTAATATGTAAATTACCGGGAAAAGCTCACAATGCTGATATTTCATCATAAAACATTACAATCTCAGAACATACGGATCTAACTATTGTATAACTGTTTTAATTTACTTGTAAAATactcaccccccccaaaaaaaatatatatatatttttagattttttaaGTGTTTGAATTTATGCTGAATTGTGTACTCACAAGCTAAGAGACATTATAGAGTAGATGTAGTTTATTGAATCCAATGTCATGTTAATATCATGGCCAAATAAAGCAAATTCCATACCAAAGGGCACAGAAGAGTTCCAAACATGACCTGTTTCAAAGATTAAAAGGGTTTAAAGTGATTGACTAAAAATCAGTGATTCTGCGGAAGGACCCAGTGGTAGCACAGGTGGCCCCCCAGTCACTGAACTTGCGGTACTCCCCAGGCCTCATAAAATACTGGCGCCCACGGTAGTTGGAGTGCTCGTAGAGGGTCCAGTAGCCGTCCATCACGTTGCAGGAGTAGATGTCGTGGCTGTGGAAACGATCCTGCACTGAATCACAGTCATCGCTGAACTCCATCATCTGGCCCTGGAAGTTGGGCCGTCCGTAGATGCGGAGGCGGTAGGGGCCCTCGCTGGTCTGAGGACACACAGGGAAATGAACTCCTCCTGCTGCTTACAGGTAATAGTGCGCGCACCAATattgtgtgtgatgtgatgatTAGGTGACTTTGCAATTCTGATAATTAGGTGAGTAAACACTGAATTATAAACATCACATACAGTTggtaatacatttaaaaaggttttaaaatgtgAGGATTAACCATtgactttagttgtttttacTCATTCGTTTGTTCGCTAATGTACTCACATAAGAGAACGTACgacaggagcagatggtgtCGTTGTAGCCCATCCAGCACTGGTAGTCCGGATACTCTCCTGGGGTCAGAACATACTGGTATCCGGTGTAGTTGCTCTTCTCATACAGCACCCAGCAGCCGCTCTCCACCTTAATGGAGTTGCAGCGGCTGAAGTGGGGATGCATGTCAGGGCAGTCGGTGGCACACTCGTAGGAGCGGCCCTGGAAGTTTCTGTCCTCATAAAATATGATCTGTGTTCAGAGGAGAGAGCATAAGGTGTGCTTATTATTgaattctatctatctatctatctatctatctatctatctatctatctatctatctatctatctatctatctatctatctatctatctatctatctatctatctatctatctatctatctatctatctatctatctatttttTCTACAAAAAGAATGAGGCATAGTTACATTTTACTTGAATCTGAATACAAATTGTGTAAATCCCGTGTTTGGAGAGTTCATTTCTGATCTTCTCTTACCTTACTGCTCATCCTGCTATAAATGAGCCAGCCAGTGTTCTCAGAAGCAGGACCGCAGCTCCATTATATAAACCTCAATCAAATGTTTAGCATATCCCACTTTAGCAGTTTTGTCAATAAGCAGGGATTTAACACGCTGGCACAGCTTCTAAAAGCCTTCCTGAGCACAGAGCGGAAATCCCTGAATCATCAGCACAAAAATTCTTACCAGGCAAATTACTGACCGGCTGTGCCCCctttattgatattgatatcCCGCTAATCCCCTGTGGATGAATTTTCGTGAAGAATGACGGATCATTACAACTTCGTTTATTGATTTTGGAAAGGTTGAAAGCAACAGCTGTGAGAGCTGAAACTGTCAACACATCAGAGGttgtcttttgtttgtgtgttgttgtcaaCACCCATGTTGTTCAAAAGTGTGATTCTGTTGTTCTGTACAGATTTATTCctgttttggttgtttcttcttttcttttcatgttcTGCTGTTCTTCCTCTTTAGAGTGTTTGTATCCTCAGTTTAGTTTGCATTCTTGTTGCCAGTTGTATTTTAGGCTCCTAGATGATGACGGTGATTTTAAGCCAAACCTGGGTCGGGGTACGTGTCAGGATAGCCGGCAGATGAGTGTGGATCCTCCttcgtgtttgtttttcttctgaaacCACATTTAATTCGCTACCATTTAATGAGATCTCACCACTGTTTAATCACCACCACATATGGTAGATGTTCAGCATTTGGTCTTGGTGTTATAATGTTCATGTTAATGTTTGATTCAAAAACTGTTGGTTTTTTCTCAGTGTAGCATTTCAGGCTGGGCCACAGAGTGGCATTTTAACACCAGAGAGCTGTTAAATCCGCAGTCACATTTAATGTTCACCCTTGTAACGGTTTCTAGCTGTGTTCATTTCACATGTCtaacatcattttaaatgcCTGCAGCTTCCCTGGACTAAAACCCAACGTAAAACGTCTGAGGAGAGACCTGAAAATGTCTGTTCACCACTTTTTCCCAGCCAAACCGACAGAGCTTGTGAGGATCTGCAGGAAAGAATATCACCAAATCCTGGCTTGCAAAGCTTCTGGCATCATATCCGAGAAGACTGCAGGCTGAGATCGCTGCCAACTACTGAGAAAATACTCTGAATAGTAAGTGCACaatgtttcactttttttttaaacaaatgtaatttttacTTTGTCATTGTGGGGTCTTATCTGTTGAACTGTcatatttgtaatatttttagtgtttttaaggCCTTCATTTAAGTCATGCTACCAGTGTGCCAGCAGATGGAAGCATATCCAAGATAACGGTGCCAGAGGGCTTCAGATGAATTGTCAAGATGAACTCTGTTCCCTGGATGAAaagcaggaatacaccctgaaCATGTGGCAACTGAACCACTCTGTAGTCTGAATTCTTGTGCATATCTTTGGAAGAATTATATGCAAGTTATTGAATACACCTCTACGTGCTACTTGGACGCATCATCAGTGATGAACCCGAGGTCATAGGGTGTTTCGGGTCTTTGATCATCAAACACACTCGCTCGGGCGACCCATTTGTAAAAAGGTTGCAGTCAAATGAAGAACCTACTTCCTGTACTAACTGGCACAAATGCCACCGTCCTGCCCACAGACTGTTTGATTTCCAGCTGCTACACTGTTACAGATAAGGCTTGAATAATGTATTTCTTAATCTCTTCTCATTAAATGACTGAGGGAATGTGATTTATTCTTGAACACTATAATGTACAGTATATTCTTAAAAGATCAACTGAGTCAAAGTTGATTACTGGTGTGCATAAATAGGAATAAAACAAGCAAATCTATTCCAATTTGATGGACAACATTGTTTATTAGGTAATTAATTGGTACAGAATGTTACCGTCCTGATTCTAACTGCGTTCTTTGGGGTCACAGTATTGTTTTACTCAGTAAAAGATTACTTTTGAAATGTAATGATAGTTGTTACAAAAAGACTTGGGTCTTGGGAAGTATTACTATCTTAAGTGTTCACTCAACGATTTGTTAGATGCCAACATTGTACATTTGCTCTGGTAAAACTATTTGACACCCACCTCAGTAGGTTCCATACTGTACCAGGGTCAAAACAAGCCacatatacatttaaatatttattcattgtTGACATGTTGACATTTCTAATCAAATGCAGCTAAAGTCCAAGTATTTATTCTGAGTAGAAATTAAAATATAGGTAGTAATGAACTAATGTTATGTTACAATTACTGAACCACGATAACAAAGGATGGTAAAAACTCAAGTAACAAATTACATCCTACTAAATAAGACTGCTATAATAAGTGAATAACAtttttgtctgtctctgttCATTAACCAGGATTAGAATCAGGACTGTGCAGTTGGATTGTTGTGTTCTATTCTCTCTGAAAGAACCTTTTTGTAATCAGACAAATAATCAAGTATCTCCCCAATGACTTTACCTACCTTACTGTGGATTTCGCTAAATAGTTATACACATCATACAAATGAATCGGCGTGTATGATGCACACTggtgctctctttctctccattctGCCTTACCTGTCATTCTTCTCTTCCTCTACCTGGTTGGCCATCGAAAGGAGGTCTCCTCCACACATACAGTAAAGCAGGTCCTGCAGCAAATGtctttctattttaaaaagaaaataaccaaGTTTTCTATTGCCACTGTTGCATAAAACTTATTCCCCGGGGAGGGGGATAggctatttaaataaagttgaactAAATTGGATTAATTAGATTTTGATaagctttttaaataaagttgaacGGAATGGAATCGAGGTACTCGATGCTCCCTTCAGGTTCCTGTGGTCTCTGTTGGCCATCTTATACCTATCATACCTATCTTATACCATGTTGTGTTGATTACATTAATTTACTTCATTAAGTGCACATTCTTTATTTTGTGCTTAACCTTTTAAGTTGGTATTCTCTGTCTTCCTTTGTAAATATAATCCTATAAAGCCGACGCGCTGTGTGGTGAGTAAATGATAAATATGTTCAGATATTCCACTGGGACCTGAAGTAGGCAGTGACATCATGTCTTTATGAGGCCCCGCGAGGCCCCTCCCTGTCCCGCTGACATCAGCCGgagctgctcgctctcctccaggagacctCGGTGGATCTCCGCGCATACGCCACGTCCAACAACAACAGCGGGCTTTAGGATGTAAAgtctttccccccttttatcGCTCCTCCCGAGGGCACAAAGCCTGCTAACAAGGTAAGCTGTTGTCCGTAACTGTCTTTCGTGGCGCGACTGGAGCAGTTCAGCGCGTTCAAAGTCTTCTCGGTGGGAGAAAATgtgctgctggtccacctg includes these proteins:
- the LOC130533721 gene encoding gamma-crystallin M2-like translates to MSKAPTHHIVPFNLYQIIFYEDKNFQGRSYECSNDCTDLHSYFSRCNSIKVESGCFMIYERPNFMGHQYFMRRGEYPDYQRWMGFSSCIRSCRMIPAYRGSYRLRIYEKPDFSGHMMEFMDDCPCLSDRFHHRHVYSCNVMNGYWIFYEYPNYRGRQYFLRTGEYRRYRDWCATCAIVGSFKRVTEF
- the LOC130523321 gene encoding gamma-crystallin M1-like, giving the protein MGKIIFYEERNFQGRNYECMSDCSDMSSYLSRCQSCRVESGCFMVYERPNFMGNQYFMRRGEYNDMQRLISMGMMFDSIRSCRLIPHHRGQFRMKIYERENFSGQMNELMDDCDNIQDRYRMSDCLSSQVLDGHWLLYEQPHFRGRMMYLRPGEYRSFRDHGMSGMRIMSMRRITDMC
- the LOC130523330 gene encoding gamma-crystallin M2-like; its protein translation is MSSKIIFYEDRNFQGRSYECATDCPDMHPHFSRCNSIKVESGCWVLYEKSNYTGYQYVLTPGEYPDYQCWMGYNDTICSCRTFSYTSEGPYRLRIYGRPNFQGQMMEFSDDCDSVQDRFHSHDIYSCNVMDGYWTLYEHSNYRGRQYFMRPGEYRKFSDWGATCATTGSFRRITDF